One window of the Thermoanaerobaculia bacterium genome contains the following:
- a CDS encoding carboxypeptidase regulatory-like domain-containing protein: MNSPARRRKLFVLLLLLPIGGARELGASDCPLPGGGAISGRVTAAASDAPIVGGELVLERIVDGFLQTIATTTTGPTGHYQFAAIAAGDYFVRTQATDLLVDEVWPGVACDQACDPQEAGSTVPVAPNSSVEAIDFTLVAGGRIEGVVLLADGTTPVPGALVEGYALGLVGTFGLPPVVAGADGAWFFEGLETRNYKVRAYAPGLVAEVFPDAPCPMNCDVLPIGSPIAVTAGATTSGIDVALAAGGSVSGTVTDLSLAPLAGVNVSLRESPGFRTAQALTDANGDWITVEGLPPGTYFARTGSEHQDELWDDLPCEPFCTVTSGTPIVVGAAPVTGIDFALARLGAISGTIVETGSGLPLGNVSVVARGGGPFPGGATTASDGTYRIGGLAPGSYLVAAVDGVHVGEIYDDAGTCYDPFNCLPSSPNTVVDVVGAGETADIDFELDPGGVLSGVVVVAATNAPVNGALVAVARLDGGFETLVNSDTSGGFRISGMPAGVSYRVVAQPSGGAGLLGEVWEEQPCEPGSCVADGGTPVPVTIDSPTCLTFTLDGVTQGFTGIAGQVVAQSGPLAGVQIAIYDASGALEGTVGSDASGAYLTTGALNLAAGTYYAVASGAFGYANELFDDLPCNACDPTTGTPIVVVEDATTSGIDFSLEPLATPPLPLIFLEDCKPGGCIYFRSLFEDSRANRSSILGPSTASLPEFALPSDLWGDLVACVQRSFRPFAVEVTDVDPGAVAHLEHVVAGFPQNIGQDSGTLGVSPFSCGFIPNSISFTFAGVLGTVPSQEVLDELCWTVVHEVAHQHGLDHHFYVPDAMTYMPGCGPKLLPARDVPCGEFSQEPCLCGGSSENSYARIRTVYGASDLVFGDGFEIVEPGQNCAWSAEVPPPVPFGPLAPLAPITAPEAPGAIRCGALEPSNPGFRPQPKSPD; the protein is encoded by the coding sequence ATGAATTCGCCGGCTCGGCGCCGCAAGCTCTTCGTGCTTCTGCTCCTCCTTCCGATCGGCGGCGCCCGCGAGCTCGGCGCCAGCGACTGCCCGCTCCCCGGTGGCGGCGCGATCTCCGGCCGCGTCACCGCGGCCGCGAGCGACGCACCAATCGTCGGTGGCGAGCTCGTTCTGGAGCGGATCGTCGACGGCTTCCTTCAGACGATCGCGACGACGACCACCGGACCGACCGGGCACTACCAGTTTGCCGCCATCGCCGCCGGTGACTACTTCGTGCGCACCCAGGCGACCGACCTGCTCGTCGACGAGGTCTGGCCGGGCGTCGCGTGCGATCAGGCCTGCGATCCCCAGGAGGCCGGCTCGACCGTCCCGGTCGCGCCGAACAGCTCGGTCGAGGCGATCGACTTCACGCTCGTCGCGGGCGGCCGCATCGAAGGCGTCGTTTTGCTCGCCGACGGCACGACACCGGTACCCGGCGCCCTGGTCGAGGGCTACGCTCTCGGACTTGTCGGCACATTCGGGCTTCCGCCGGTCGTGGCGGGGGCCGACGGCGCCTGGTTCTTCGAAGGGCTCGAGACCAGGAACTACAAGGTCCGCGCGTACGCGCCCGGACTCGTGGCGGAGGTCTTTCCGGACGCGCCCTGCCCGATGAACTGCGACGTCCTCCCCATCGGCAGCCCGATCGCGGTCACCGCCGGCGCGACGACCTCCGGGATCGACGTCGCACTGGCCGCAGGCGGCAGCGTCTCCGGCACCGTGACCGATCTGTCCCTGGCGCCGCTCGCGGGTGTCAACGTCTCGTTGCGCGAGTCGCCCGGTTTTCGGACGGCGCAGGCGCTGACCGACGCGAACGGCGACTGGATCACCGTCGAAGGACTCCCTCCGGGAACCTACTTTGCGCGCACCGGCAGCGAGCACCAGGACGAGCTCTGGGACGATCTGCCGTGCGAGCCGTTCTGCACCGTGACCAGCGGCACGCCGATCGTCGTCGGCGCAGCTCCGGTGACCGGAATTGATTTCGCCCTCGCGCGGCTCGGCGCCATCTCCGGGACGATCGTCGAGACCGGTTCCGGTCTGCCGCTCGGCAACGTGTCGGTCGTGGCGCGCGGCGGCGGGCCCTTCCCCGGCGGAGCGACCACGGCGAGCGACGGCACTTACCGCATCGGCGGGCTGGCGCCGGGCTCGTATCTGGTGGCGGCGGTCGATGGCGTGCATGTGGGCGAGATCTACGACGACGCCGGGACCTGCTACGACCCGTTCAACTGTTTGCCGTCGAGCCCCAACACGGTGGTCGACGTCGTCGGCGCGGGCGAGACGGCCGACATCGACTTCGAGCTCGATCCCGGCGGGGTGCTCTCGGGGGTCGTGGTCGTTGCCGCTACCAACGCTCCGGTCAACGGCGCGTTGGTGGCGGTCGCGCGGCTCGACGGTGGTTTCGAGACCCTCGTGAACTCCGACACGAGCGGAGGCTTCAGGATCTCCGGCATGCCGGCCGGCGTCTCTTACCGGGTCGTTGCGCAGCCTTCGGGCGGCGCCGGGCTGCTCGGCGAGGTCTGGGAAGAGCAGCCTTGTGAACCGGGCAGCTGCGTCGCCGACGGCGGCACGCCGGTGCCGGTCACCATCGATTCACCCACCTGTTTGACTTTCACTCTGGACGGCGTCACCCAGGGCTTCACCGGCATCGCGGGCCAGGTCGTGGCCCAGAGCGGGCCCCTGGCCGGCGTCCAGATCGCGATCTACGACGCCTCCGGCGCGCTGGAGGGCACGGTCGGGAGCGACGCTTCGGGGGCCTACCTGACGACGGGCGCCTTGAATCTCGCGGCCGGCACCTACTATGCCGTTGCGAGCGGTGCCTTCGGCTACGCGAACGAGCTCTTCGACGACCTGCCGTGCAACGCCTGCGATCCGACGACCGGCACGCCGATCGTCGTGGTCGAGGACGCCACGACCAGCGGCATCGATTTCTCCCTCGAGCCCCTCGCAACGCCGCCGCTGCCGCTCATCTTCCTCGAAGACTGCAAACCCGGAGGCTGCATCTACTTCCGGAGCCTCTTCGAGGACTCGCGCGCCAACCGCTCGTCGATCCTCGGCCCGAGCACCGCAAGCCTGCCCGAGTTCGCGCTGCCGAGTGATCTCTGGGGCGACCTCGTCGCCTGCGTGCAGCGGTCTTTTCGGCCGTTCGCCGTCGAGGTCACCGATGTCGATCCCGGCGCGGTGGCGCACCTCGAGCATGTGGTCGCGGGGTTTCCGCAGAACATCGGACAGGATAGCGGGACGCTCGGGGTTTCGCCCTTCAGCTGCGGCTTCATCCCCAACTCGATCTCGTTCACCTTCGCCGGAGTTCTCGGCACCGTGCCGTCGCAGGAGGTGCTCGACGAGCTCTGCTGGACCGTTGTGCACGAGGTGGCCCATCAGCACGGCCTCGATCATCACTTCTATGTTCCGGATGCGATGACCTACATGCCCGGCTGCGGCCCGAAGCTCCTGCCGGCGCGCGACGTTCCGTGCGGTGAGTTCTCCCAGGAGCCGTGCCTCTGCGGCGGTTCCTCGGAGAACAGCTACGCCCGCATCCGCACCGTCTACGGCGCGAGCGACCTCGTGTTCGGCGACGGTTTCGAGATCGTCGAGCCCGGCCAGAACTGCGCCTGGAGCGCGGAGGTTCCGCCGCCGGTGCCGTTCGGGCCGCTCGCTCCGCTCGCTCCGATCACCGCGCCGGAGGCGCCAGGGGCGATTCGCTGCGGCGCGCTCGAACCGTCGAACCCGGGCTTTCGTCCACAGCCGAAGTCGCCGGATTGA
- a CDS encoding acetate--CoA ligase family protein: MHALDTVFSPRTVAVVGASRSRDSIGWSIVHNMIEAQFTGAIYPVNPKAAAIHSLKCYPTLAAIPDAIDLAVITVPRALVQGVVEEAIALGVRAFVVITAGYGETGEEGRALEAKLRATIRAAGARMVGPNCMGVINTDAAVSLNATFSPTPAVAGSVGFVSQSGALGVAILNVAAQLGIGLTQFVSMGNKADVSGNDLVEYWENDPATKVMCMYLESFGNPRRFTEIAKRVTRKKPILIVKSGRTAEGARAASSHTGAMAGTDVTVSAFLDQCGVLRADTIGELFDVARALDRCPLPAGPRVAIVTNAGGPGIMATDACVNLELEMAELSPATRAHLASFLPSAASLGNPVDMIASATAAQYERTVAAVLADPGVDAAIVVNVTPLLGDPRDVLEAVGRAARAAASETNAGPGGELAPAVCGKPVLAVMMAVESFYEGLKSAHHLPPVYRFPESAALALAQLVRYGEWRRRPEHEALPDFDFDRKRIAGALARPGDDGYLATDDAFRLLEALGIPVARWEVAADRTEALAAARRIGYPVVVKAISPGLVHKSEAKAIELDLASEAELARACDALAHRFAAAGLALTGFFVQEMARSGHETIFGISTDPRFGPVLMFGLGGKYVEVFRDVVFGVTPLAPSEAREMVGRIRGVKLLEGVRGDAPSDIALLETVLLKLAWLVQNFPEIVELDINPFLAAPAAPAAQPGEPGASKAVDVRVRVSQAKP, encoded by the coding sequence ATGCACGCTCTCGATACCGTTTTCTCTCCCAGGACCGTCGCCGTCGTCGGCGCGTCGCGCTCCCGCGACTCGATCGGCTGGTCGATCGTCCACAACATGATCGAGGCGCAGTTCACCGGCGCGATCTACCCGGTGAATCCCAAGGCGGCGGCGATCCATTCGCTCAAGTGCTATCCGACCCTCGCCGCCATTCCGGACGCCATCGACCTCGCCGTCATCACCGTGCCGCGGGCGCTCGTGCAGGGGGTCGTCGAAGAGGCGATCGCCCTCGGCGTGCGCGCCTTCGTGGTGATCACGGCCGGCTATGGCGAGACCGGAGAAGAGGGCCGGGCGCTCGAGGCGAAGCTGCGCGCCACCATCCGCGCCGCCGGCGCGCGCATGGTCGGGCCCAACTGCATGGGGGTGATCAACACGGATGCCGCGGTGTCGCTGAATGCGACCTTCTCGCCCACGCCGGCGGTCGCCGGTTCGGTCGGCTTCGTCAGCCAGTCGGGGGCGCTGGGCGTCGCCATCCTCAACGTCGCCGCGCAACTGGGTATCGGATTGACCCAGTTCGTCTCGATGGGCAACAAGGCCGACGTCTCCGGCAACGACCTCGTCGAGTACTGGGAGAACGACCCGGCGACGAAGGTCATGTGCATGTACCTCGAGTCGTTCGGCAACCCGCGCCGCTTCACCGAGATCGCGAAGCGGGTGACGCGGAAGAAGCCGATCCTGATCGTCAAGTCCGGGCGCACCGCCGAGGGAGCGCGCGCCGCCTCGAGCCATACCGGCGCGATGGCCGGCACCGATGTCACCGTCTCGGCCTTCCTCGACCAGTGCGGGGTGCTGCGGGCCGACACCATCGGCGAGCTCTTCGACGTCGCGCGCGCCCTCGACCGATGCCCGCTGCCCGCTGGCCCGCGGGTGGCGATCGTCACCAACGCGGGCGGGCCGGGGATCATGGCGACCGACGCCTGCGTCAACCTCGAGCTCGAGATGGCCGAGCTCTCCCCCGCGACGCGCGCCCACCTCGCGAGCTTCCTGCCGTCGGCCGCCTCGCTCGGCAATCCCGTCGACATGATCGCCTCGGCCACCGCCGCGCAGTACGAGCGCACCGTCGCTGCGGTGCTCGCCGACCCGGGAGTCGACGCGGCGATCGTCGTCAACGTGACGCCGCTCCTGGGCGACCCGCGCGATGTGCTCGAAGCGGTCGGGCGGGCGGCAAGGGCGGCGGCATCGGAGACAAACGCAGGACCGGGCGGGGAGCTCGCGCCGGCGGTCTGCGGCAAGCCGGTGCTGGCGGTGATGATGGCGGTCGAGTCGTTCTACGAAGGGCTGAAGAGCGCCCACCACCTGCCGCCGGTCTATCGCTTCCCCGAGTCCGCGGCCCTCGCACTGGCGCAGCTCGTGCGCTACGGCGAATGGCGCCGGCGGCCGGAGCACGAGGCGCTGCCCGATTTCGACTTCGACAGGAAGAGGATCGCCGGGGCGCTCGCACGGCCCGGCGACGACGGCTACCTCGCCACCGACGACGCCTTTCGCCTGCTCGAGGCTCTGGGCATCCCGGTCGCCAGGTGGGAGGTCGCGGCCGACCGCACCGAAGCGCTCGCCGCCGCGCGGCGGATCGGCTACCCGGTGGTGGTGAAGGCGATCTCGCCCGGCCTCGTCCACAAGAGCGAGGCGAAGGCGATCGAGCTCGACCTCGCGAGCGAGGCCGAGCTCGCCCGGGCCTGCGACGCGCTCGCGCATCGCTTCGCCGCCGCGGGCCTCGCCCTCACCGGATTCTTCGTGCAGGAGATGGCCCGGAGCGGGCACGAGACGATCTTCGGCATCTCCACCGACCCCCGTTTCGGCCCCGTGCTGATGTTCGGCCTCGGCGGCAAGTACGTCGAGGTCTTCCGCGACGTCGTCTTCGGCGTCACCCCACTCGCCCCCTCGGAGGCGCGAGAGATGGTCGGCCGCATCCGCGGCGTGAAGCTCCTCGAAGGGGTGCGCGGCGACGCCCCCTCGGACATCGCGCTCCTCGAGACGGTGCTGCTGAAGCTCGCCTGGCTGGTCCAGAACTTCCCCGAGATCGTCGAGCTCGACATCAATCCCTTTCTCGCGGCACCGGCTGCACCGGCGGCGCAGCCCGGCGAGCCCGGCGCGTCGAAAGCGGTGGATGTCCGGGTGCGAGTGAGCCAGGCGAAGCCCTAG